The Anopheles moucheti chromosome 3, idAnoMoucSN_F20_07, whole genome shotgun sequence genome contains the following window.
cagggcggaattatagttggggcctctaattttaaaaatgatgcaagagggaagggggacattgagtggacttgaaatgagacaaggcgaaaagcgcagtaagaaggggcctactccgcctatcgtttgatccgccgctggcccgctcctaatcatcttcttcaaatggtccgacagggccatcaccatcttcgaatacaatatcggaaccggctatatcaccaccaacaccagctaCCACTGTGTCTGTACtattctaaatggagctacaattatacgtgcgccaacttcgagagaCTCGCACGTGGTGGAggttacaactacagcatccaaggaacactttgccatcgaattggttcgctcgctgtgcttccgggatattcgccatgcaacactcaattatacttcttcgatcttaacttaacttaacaaaacactcaagcaccagcatttggtggtggatttaatcgatattgtctatcctgcagcgggtatttatcacacgcaatctcctaacatggatgttcagtcatacgtatgaacgcatgtctgttcgcgaagagctgcctttgcctcctttcacgaataccaggtattgaccagtgcgtttgtatgcgctaaggagaaccataacgccactacttggatcacattttctacgattttcgtacatttacgattcctggtTAGTCCAACACCTTCTACGagttttcgcccaaggtacagtttccaatcggtttacttcttcgttaacaattttcttcgaaattccgaaatttcttagaaacctgtttcgctcacgttgatgttttaggcgatgaacaaacattaacggttgatttctgtggtgagcttctacttactgaactttttcaacaattgatcatgttttatagcattcattgatccattaggtgcagggccacgagagttgacaaaatgctgacaaatttgtcaagtgacaaaattagctagtcaactgcgaaaaaccactgtaccgttgccgcgcacacaattgttttcagatttccgataccaggagagcatgtttttcaagaggtgacatttGCAGCTTGGGATAAATTTACCTATCAAATTCAGTGttcaaatattgcatacttttcggcggttttcgagcaaaatggcggtagcaggtgctacctcttccgtgcatgctctcctggtactatacattcggaaactagtagttttcgaagaaatttttctcgaccaatgggaaagttagtgtttaaaaattacatacctttcggcggtttttgagcaaaattgctgtacaaggtgctacctctttcgtggatgctttcctggtatcggaaatctgaaaacagctagttttgaatggaatttcgtaccatccgatggaaagtttgagcgagatgaaggatgctttccgtttcatctttatatcaatgcatacttgatttcttcaagtatatTTTTTCATGTTCTCTTTTTAGTTTAGGTCAACGATTCCACAAcgcacaaacggcacaaatttttttggGGTCCCCAACActgcgaggccctaggcgaccgcctaccgtttgatccgccgctgatgaCAATGcaacacgacgaggccctaggcgatcgcctactccgcctaccgtttgatccgtcgCTGGTtaaagcgcaaaagcatttTGAGACGAAAAACTTTAAGGTTTGCATCTAAACGTTTCATTGTAGTTTTCCTCTTTATTGTTCATGAATttcatcaattaatttttcatttacaaGAAATTGATAAATGGTTCTTCTAAATTGCAACGTCTGTTAGAGCTCGAGAAACGTTTCCTCAAACAATTTATGACCTACCTTAATTTGTATCATCGCGGAATGAGCGTGCTGGAAATGAGGGACATGAAAATTGCTTTAGAAGATAGTCTAAATGTTAGACGGTTTTGCGTGGAGAATCGCAATGGAAGAATGTTGATTGTGTGATTGCCATGTAACGCCCAAATAAATTGAGTGTAGCCAAGATTATTAACTTTAATTTCGCGAATATATTTCTCACTATAACGTATGTACGATGACACACAATGATATATACACCATTTTGCAAATCGTGGATACATTTATTCAGTACAGAAAGAAGAGATGATCACCTGCTAAAATTCGTAGTTTGTTTAAGCACACAAAATCCTAACCGTTTCATAACTCAGTTCTCAAGGAAGGACACAAAGTCGGTCAATCTGTGCAATTGCGCCTCCGAGCTAACTACAATCGGTTTTTCGTCGACGGTTCGCTTCGGTATTATTAATCGTGGATATAAGCCGGGCGTAATTTCCCAGTTTAGCGAATTGCAAGTGTCCTCGATCATGTCCGGCGTTTGGTTCGTCATTTCGGCAAACACATTTTCGAAGATGGAACTGTACGCTCGCCCAATGAGTGCGATCGTTTCTTGTTGGAATTTCTCTTTTAGTTCAAACATCAATTCCGACACGTGTTTAGACCAGTCGTGATTGATGGCCTTATAGAATCCTGCTGTATTGTTGTTCCACAGCGCTACGTACACCTTGTACATCTGGTCTAGTTCCACATTCCCGGTTTTCATGTTCTGCGGGATCCGTTTCCATAAAAACCGAGCACTTGCACTACAGCCGAAATAGGATGGGATTCCATTATCAAATTATAGGGGTTACATAACGTTTACAATAAAGTATACTTACAGATCATTTTGGTAAAGATAGGCAGCGAATAGTTCCGAATACATCTGAATGGATTCGATCCCACCCGGTGCCTAGAGCAAAGGAGACATCAATAGTTAAAACGGTATGATCTATCCAGTTGCCGGTATACGCACCTCTAGTTCATGTTTCTCTAATAATAGGGTTAATTGTCTTATCTTCTCCGATAGCATTTTAACACAATTCCTTTAATTACTAACTTATTTCCAAAGGATTTGTACAAAATCCAGAGATAACTTTagttgtttgtttacgttcaATGAATATCGTTTGGATGTTGACAGCTAATGTCAAACGTAGCCTATGCATCAACACGCGTGCAACGCTTCGTGTCGGCGGCTAATTGAATGCTATGGCCAATTCTATATTTTTCTACCCTGCGACTTCAGTATGGAATGATTGTATTTTAAAAGGATTTAAAATCAGTAACTCACATGTCCAAATTCAAGAAATCTGAACAAACGCTATTTTCAActgtttgtaatttttaatatttttatttcgtcaTTTCAGTGCACGGCGAAAATCACCAGGGCGAAAATTCGAACGTCATTAGGCGGCGTCCGTGTAGAGAACAGTGGCCGAAATTTATGGTCATAAAGAAAGTTTCAATTATTTCCCATAAATTAGGATCTATAGGTTTAATTTGCTCTACTAGTTGCTGATTTTATCTATAAAAAGCAGTATCCAAATTTAATATGGCTGATTCTCTCTTTTCCTGGCATATTTTCATATTATAGTTAATTCGCAAATCGTGACAATTTGCAGCAATGGTTGGCCCATCACTACACACGGTCAACACAGTCAAAAAAAACTTACAACACAAGAAAGCTTGCtctgttgaataaaaaattgtcTGTGGTAATTGCGATTGGATTCGCAAAACGTGCAGTTTTTCTCTTTATCTACGACTCTCCTCGTCGTTGGTGCAAAAGAACGAACAATTGTGCTGATGTAAAAGTGTGAAAAAGCTAAATAATAGTTTGGTGTCTAAGAAGAACGCATCCCCGGAGAGCATCACTGTTGTTGCCGCCGTCGCCGCCGCCCTCGGTTGATGCTGTGGAAGAAGTCGGTGCAAAGAAAGCGAAAAGGAAATATTTCCTTTGAGCAAAGGAAGCATTTCCAATTGTAATCAAGAGTGCGTTCGTAGCGATTCTTTATAAGTGCCAGAAATAGTCGAAAACCATTTGTAAAGCGTGTGCTTAGGTGCATGAGTAGGGAAGTGGTGTGGCAAGAAAGGGAGCATCAACAACCATGTCAACAAAAGCTAGTGAAGAGGAATCGTCCTCTCATCTGGACGAGAGTGATATTCCTGACGAGTTTATCGATGAAGTTTGTAATCGCATTGTTGCGTCAGACCATCAAGCGCTGCAGTACTAATCCTTTTCTTTTGGTCGTTCCACAGGATGCGGACAAATTGGGATACTTTCCGGGCAAAACGATCACACTGCAAATGTTACTCGGAGCGAACGTTCTGCAGCCCGGCAAAGGTGCCATGACGATAGAGTATCTGGTATGGAATCTGATCATAGTGCATCATGCTGCAATATCTCCCCCAATGCCGGTGTTTTATTGTACCTTCTTCACAGGGACAAAAGTTTGTCGGTGACCTAATGGCGGATGGAAAAATCAAATCCCAAGAAACGGAAACCATCTTTTGTTCCCCGAGTGCCTGGGCCATCTACTGCAAGCGTATCATTAATCCGGACAAAAAGTCTGGCTGTGGATGGGCTTCGGTCAAGTACAAGGGCCGTAAGTTGGACGCGTACAAGGCGGCGTACtataaaaaacaacagaagGAACGCGATCAGAAGGATGAAATACCGAGTGAAGGTGAGTGGAGTAGTGTTTGATAACATACCGTCTATACAGggttttatatatattttaccTACAGACCTGGTAGAAGAGTTGGAAGAAGATAAAACGGCTATGGAGCCACCACCGGCTAGAAGGAACATTGTTTCGCATAATACGATTAGCAATCGTAATATCATGCAGTAAGTGTGTTCTCTTTCCCGTAAAATATTGATTGCAGGCAAATCCATTGCATGTATACTATACTTTTCTTCCAATAGTGACTCGAACACGCTCATTGAGGCGGTTCCATTCACCGCAATCGGTAAGATGCAACCGTTCCTAGTGACCGTGAGCACGTCGACGCTGCTCGTGATGGACTTTCATTGCCATCTAACCAACTATGAAGTGTGTGGATATCTCGGCGGAACTTGGGACATAAATGCGCACAATCTATCTATTACGCATGCCTTCCCGTGCCGGAACACGCGACACGATCGTGACAAGGCGGCTCTTTGTGAACTGCAAATCCAGAAGTTgatgataaagaaaaacatcaatCTGGTCGGTTGGTACCATTCACATCCACGCTTCCCGGTGCAGCCGACATTACGTGATTGTGATGCACAACTGGACTATCAGATACGAATGCGTGGGCCCACCGAAGCATCTTACATTCCCTGCATTGGATTTATCTGTTGTAAGTGGTTGGAATTGGCGACCAAAACCAGAATGCTTATTGATGTGATTTTTTCTTGCAAATTGCAGCTCCGTATGATGATCAGAACACTGCTCTGGAGTCGAATGTGATGTCGTTCTGGGTAATGCCCCCTCCCGAGAATCGTCCGGCAGAGTACGGTCGTCCGATGCTGATGTCTTACACACTCGTACAGGACGAAACTCTTTCCGAGGACGTAAAGGAAGAGATGATGCTTACCGTTGATTACTACAAACAGTTCAAGCGTGAGCTGATCAATTTCCAATCGATCTACATCAACGATATCCCTTATATCGAAAAGTTACGAAAATCTCTCACGCCGCGCTTCCCACGCGATTCCACTTCAGGTCACTTTTGGAATTGGATCCGTGAGTTGCTTGGACTTGAACCAGAAGATATTCCGGAGGTGGTCATCGTACCGGATCCTCAACTACCTTCAGCAGTTGCATTGTTGGGTGGGGAACACCATCCGGATGGTTTGAAAGGAAACGACGATGTAACAATTGTCTCCACCACACCCGCCCAACCAATAGTAGTTAACCTGGTGCACAGTGCGGAAGAAAGTAGCATTACAACAGAGGCGAAAAATGACGACGATTTCGATGGTGCTTCCGAGATGGGCGATTCAGATGTGATCTCGCTGAAAGACGACGATGGTAAACCGACAGGACCATCGATCGTCGTTCCGAGTTTGCAAGCTCAGTTGAAACGTCCGTCCGGTTTAAATATGACACCTTCACCACTGTCCAGCTCGCTGGTAGTACTCCCAACAAACCTAAGTCAAACGGGAAATAATGGTGGACCGTCTGCTACACAAACCACCCCCACAAATCTTACCATGAACAGTGGTGCCGGGCTAGCGAACAATCACCATCACTCACATCAGCAGCATCCGTCAGGGCAGCCGGGGCAGATGCTTCCGATGGGAGCAAATTCTCTGACTACCACCAACACCTCCTCGCCACGCGATAGTCCGATAACAATACCCTCGAACTCGGCAAGTCCGGCCAAATTTGAAATGCCCGTCCGAGCTAGTCCATCCCCGGCAAAATCGGACACTTCGTCGTGTCGCAGTCGCACGCGTAATTCTCCCGCTGCAAGTCCGGGTAAGCTTTCAATCGGTGACATTCTCGGTAGTGCGACCGCTGTCGGAGGTAGTCGAGGAAGCCCTACTCTTAGTTCACTTATCGGACCGGCTGGTGGCGCAGGAGGATCTGCCAGTGGTACAGGTGGTGTTGGTAACATTCACGATCTGTATGCAGCTACATTTGCTTCGCTCGGTAGTGCACTTCCTTCCAATTTATTGTCCCAAGACTATGCCGCACTGTTTGGACAGGGTTCGAGTGGACAGCAGGGTAGCAAGCAGCAGCGAGGAGACGAGTACGGACTATCGGCTTTGACGG
Protein-coding sequences here:
- the LOC128304462 gene encoding COP9 signalosome complex subunit 8, coding for MLSEKIRQLTLLLEKHELEAPGGIESIQMYSELFAAYLYQNDLASARFLWKRIPQNMKTGNVELDQMYKVYVALWNNNTAGFYKAINHDWSKHVSELMFELKEKFQQETIALIGRAYSSIFENVFAEMTNQTPDMIEDTCNSLNWEITPGLYPRLIIPKRTVDEKPIVVSSEAQLHRLTDFVSFLEN